GCTACAACAGTACACAAACGAAAGATCGAGCATTTTAAGTTTAAGGAACCAAGTTTGAGTATTTTTAGTTCATTTAAATAGGATAGGCCAACCGTTTGCTTATCCTAAAACATACTTCGAGCATCAAAAAAGCACTCCTTGACCCAGAATAGAAACATTTATTTATTTTCTTACTTTATTTTGGGAATCATGCAATTTTTGGCACGGATGTTGCAATATATATAATTGGTGGTGGGTATTGGGGGCGTTCGTCAAACTTATTTCCTCCCTCAAAGTGTAAGTTTGAAAGCGCCCCTTACCAATTTAAGTAAAGAAAGCCGAAGTTTCACGTTGAAGTTTCGGTTTCTTTTTATTTACAACTGGATCCGGAACATTTCAACTCAATTCAATCTTGCCCCGCAAAAAGCCCGCCAGTCTTTACGCTATCATCCACCTTCAAACAATCTCCATGTTTCATTTATCGGAACCATGTGGGCTTCTTATCCTAATTTAACAATCGTTATGGGTTTGTCAGAATATTGCCATGATGGTTAACATCGTTTGTAGCGACATAGTTTTTTCATTGGTTCCGTGTTTGGACTTGTCGAAAACGGCTTCTCCATGGTTCTAAGAGGCCCGATAGAACACAAAAAGCCGGATGTTTAAACATAACAACCGGCTCCGGAAGGATAGAAAAACGGGCCTTTATTTACGAATTTCGCGAATACGGGCCGCTTTTCCACGTAGGTTGCGCAAGTAGTATAGCTTGGCGCGACGAATACGGCCACGGCTCACGACTTCAATTTTTGCGATTTTCGGGGAATACAGCGGAAAAATCCGTTCCACGCCAATCCCATTCGAGATTTTGCGCACGGTAAAGGTTTTGGTAGCCCCTTCGCCACTCCGGCTAATGACCACCCCCTTGTATTGCTGAATCCGCTCTTTATCGCCTTCGATTACACGCACATGCACATTAACCGTATCACCTGCTTTAAAATCAGGGATATCGTCTCGGAGCACTGTGGCTTCAACGACTTGGAGTTTAGCGTCTTTCATAGCATTAAGTTATAAGATGATTACATTTGATGTATATTTCGGAAGAGCGCACTATTCAAGCCCTTTTAAAAGATCGGGGCGTCTTTCTCGCGTCCGGCGGAGGCGCTCTTCGTCCCGCCATGCGTCAATTTTAGCATGATTGCCTTCTAATAAGACTTCCGGAACCCGCATCCCTCTGTACTCGGCTGGTCTGGTATAGACAGGCATATCTAATAAACCATCCTGAAACGAGTCTGAGAGTGCAGAGGTCGCATTAGACAACACACCGGGTATCAGACGAACAATTGCGTCAATAAGAATCGTAGCAGCTTGCTCACCACCACTAATGACATAATCTCCGATGGAGATTTCGCGGGTGATGTGGGCATCTCGGACTCGTTGATCAATTCCTTTGTAATGCCCTGTCACCATCATAATGTTTTTATGGAGCGAGAGTGCATTACAAATTCGTTGGTTTAGTAATTCACCGTCGGGAGTTAGGTAAATCACCTCGTTATATGGGCCACGCCCTTCTTGTTCTGACTTTTCCTTTAACGATTCGATGCAATTAAACAGTGGTTCTGGCTTAAGTACCATCCCTCCCCCACCACCAAATGGATAGCCATCCACGACACGATGTTTATCCATTGCATAGTCTCGCAAGTTATGAGCCTTGATGGTGGCCAACCCTTTTTTAATGGCTTGGCGCACGATGCTGTATTCAAGCGGCCCCTCAACAAGTCCGGGGAAAGCAGTTACGACATCTATCCACATGATTTTACGCTATTCAATTAATCCAGCAAACCTTCAATAGGACGAATGAGCACCTGTTGATTTACAGCGTCCACCTCTACCACAAATTCGGGTACAATGGGGATTAAGGCATCCGGTTTGTTTTTGCGTTGTACCACCATAATTTCGTGTGCAGGGGATTCCATCCACGCTACGACCTCTCCTATGGTTTCGTTGGCTTCG
This genomic stretch from Rhodothermia bacterium harbors:
- the rplS gene encoding 50S ribosomal protein L19 — protein: MKDAKLQVVEATVLRDDIPDFKAGDTVNVHVRVIEGDKERIQQYKGVVISRSGEGATKTFTVRKISNGIGVERIFPLYSPKIAKIEVVSRGRIRRAKLYYLRNLRGKAARIREIRK
- the trmD gene encoding tRNA (guanosine(37)-N1)-methyltransferase TrmD; amino-acid sequence: MWIDVVTAFPGLVEGPLEYSIVRQAIKKGLATIKAHNLRDYAMDKHRVVDGYPFGGGGGMVLKPEPLFNCIESLKEKSEQEGRGPYNEVIYLTPDGELLNQRICNALSLHKNIMMVTGHYKGIDQRVRDAHITREISIGDYVISGGEQAATILIDAIVRLIPGVLSNATSALSDSFQDGLLDMPVYTRPAEYRGMRVPEVLLEGNHAKIDAWRDEERLRRTRERRPDLLKGLE